In the bacterium genome, one interval contains:
- a CDS encoding desulfoferrodoxin, with the protein MTARMQVYKCEICGNIVEVIHAGGGQLVCCGEPMSLQRENTTDGAREKHVPVIERTDDGVVVTVGSVPHPMEDKHYIEWIEISCDSGCCHTRCFLKPGEEPKASLRTDCEGISAREYCNLHGLWKS; encoded by the coding sequence ATGACGGCACGGATGCAGGTCTACAAATGCGAAATCTGCGGGAATATCGTGGAAGTGATTCACGCCGGCGGCGGCCAGCTGGTCTGCTGCGGTGAACCCATGTCCCTGCAGCGGGAGAACACCACCGACGGGGCCCGGGAGAAGCACGTCCCCGTGATCGAACGGACGGACGACGGGGTGGTGGTGACGGTCGGCTCGGTTCCCCACCCGATGGAAGACAAACATTACATCGAGTGGATCGAAATCTCCTGCGATTCCGGCTGCTGCCACACCCGCTGTTTCCTCAAACCGGGGGAGGAGCCCAAGGCTTCTCTCCGGACCGATTGCGAAGGGATCAGCGCCCGGGAATACTGCAATCTTCACGGACTCTGGAAGTCGTAA
- a CDS encoding SPFH domain-containing protein: MGPILILVIVALFIFFSGIRIIRPTHRGLVERLGRYKRFAQPGFNWIIPVIDRMIPVNITEQMVDAQPQEIITNDNLNARVDAQVYFKVKEDEQSVKNSQYNVNNYRIQIVNLARTTLRNIIGTLTLKSANSERDKINNELLTTLSKETHNWGMAIVRTELKEIDPPKDVQETMNKVVKAENEKIAALDFANALERQADGEKRAEIKKAEGVKQAKILAAEGEAEAIRLVNEAANSYFVGNAQLLRKLETLERSLSRNAKIVIPTGSELVNVIGEMAGVLPLPAKETPANR, translated from the coding sequence ATGGGTCCCATCCTGATTCTCGTTATCGTGGCGCTCTTCATTTTCTTCTCCGGCATCAGGATCATCCGCCCCACCCACCGGGGCCTGGTGGAGAGGCTGGGCCGGTACAAGCGCTTTGCCCAGCCCGGATTCAACTGGATCATCCCCGTCATCGACCGGATGATACCGGTCAACATCACCGAGCAGATGGTGGACGCCCAGCCCCAGGAGATCATCACCAACGACAACCTCAACGCCCGGGTCGACGCCCAGGTCTATTTCAAGGTCAAGGAAGACGAGCAGAGCGTCAAGAATTCGCAGTACAACGTCAACAACTACCGCATCCAGATCGTCAACCTGGCCCGGACCACCTTACGCAACATCATCGGGACCCTGACCCTGAAATCGGCGAACAGCGAGCGGGACAAGATCAACAACGAACTGCTCACCACCTTGAGCAAGGAAACCCACAACTGGGGGATGGCGATCGTCCGGACCGAACTGAAGGAGATCGATCCCCCCAAGGACGTCCAGGAGACCATGAACAAGGTGGTCAAGGCCGAAAACGAGAAAATCGCCGCCCTCGACTTCGCCAACGCCCTGGAACGGCAAGCCGACGGGGAAAAACGGGCGGAGATCAAAAAGGCCGAGGGGGTCAAGCAGGCCAAGATCCTGGCCGCCGAGGGGGAGGCGGAAGCCATCCGCCTGGTCAACGAGGCGGCCAACAGTTATTTCGTCGGCAACGCCCAGCTCCTGCGCAAACTCGAGACCCTGGAACGGTCGCTGAGCCGAAACGCCAAAATCGTCATCCCCACCGGGTCGGAACTGGTCAACGTCATCGGGGAAATGGCGGGGGTGCTCCCTCTTCCCGCGAAAGAGACGCCGGCGAACCGCTGA
- a CDS encoding phosphomannomutase/phosphoglucomutase, giving the protein MAAPFKAYDVRGVYGEDVTEELAYDLGRAFADFIEGETLVVAHDMRPSSYPLRDAFIRGATGQGKNVVNIGLASTDMLYFAVIHLDAPGGVMITASHNPAKYNGFKFVREKAIPMGIESGLDRLEAAVRSREFKPAAGSPGTVTERELLNDFIAFMHSFVKPEELAPLKVVIDCGNGMGGMVIPPLFAGSKVTVVPLFFELDGSFPNHEANPLLPENREDMVKKVLETGADLGIGLDGDTDRAFFVDDKGKYCSADFILGLLAKQILKNHPGAKICYDVRCSNYVRDTVEKYGGTAHMGKVGHAYAKNFMREIGAEFAGEVSGHYYFHYKDAYFDSGNLTALLLLKVLSEKGESLSRALAETANYHISGEINSTVADPDAIMAGIKERYRGRGKLVEIDGVSVIGDTWWFNIRKSNTEPLLRLNCEADTEEHMRKLRDELLAQIRA; this is encoded by the coding sequence ATGGCTGCTCCGTTCAAAGCATACGACGTCAGGGGCGTCTACGGGGAGGACGTCACCGAGGAACTCGCTTACGACCTGGGACGGGCTTTCGCCGATTTCATCGAGGGAGAAACCCTGGTGGTCGCCCACGATATGCGCCCTTCCAGCTACCCCCTGCGGGACGCTTTCATCCGGGGGGCGACCGGGCAGGGGAAAAACGTGGTCAACATCGGATTGGCCAGCACCGACATGCTCTACTTCGCCGTTATCCACCTCGACGCTCCCGGAGGGGTGATGATCACCGCCTCCCACAACCCGGCCAAGTACAACGGGTTCAAGTTCGTACGCGAGAAGGCGATCCCCATGGGGATCGAAAGCGGGTTGGACCGCCTCGAGGCGGCGGTCCGGTCCCGCGAGTTCAAGCCCGCGGCCGGCTCTCCCGGGACCGTGACCGAGCGCGAGCTTCTAAACGATTTCATCGCCTTCATGCATTCCTTCGTCAAACCCGAGGAACTGGCGCCTCTCAAGGTCGTGATCGACTGCGGCAACGGCATGGGGGGGATGGTCATTCCCCCGCTTTTCGCCGGAAGCAAGGTGACGGTCGTCCCCCTCTTCTTCGAGCTGGACGGATCGTTTCCCAACCATGAGGCCAACCCCCTTCTTCCCGAGAACCGGGAGGACATGGTCAAGAAGGTTCTGGAGACGGGCGCCGACCTGGGCATCGGTCTGGACGGCGACACCGACCGGGCGTTTTTCGTCGACGACAAGGGGAAGTACTGCTCCGCCGATTTCATCCTCGGGCTCCTGGCCAAGCAGATTCTCAAAAACCATCCCGGGGCCAAGATCTGCTACGACGTGCGTTGTTCCAATTACGTGCGCGACACCGTGGAAAAATACGGGGGAACCGCGCACATGGGCAAGGTGGGCCATGCCTACGCCAAGAATTTCATGCGCGAGATCGGGGCCGAGTTCGCCGGCGAAGTCAGCGGGCATTATTACTTTCACTACAAGGACGCCTACTTCGACAGCGGCAACCTCACCGCCCTGCTTCTGCTGAAAGTGCTTTCGGAGAAGGGCGAGAGCCTGTCCCGGGCCCTGGCCGAGACCGCGAACTACCACATCAGCGGAGAGATCAACTCCACGGTCGCCGACCCCGACGCCATCATGGCCGGGATCAAGGAACGATACCGGGGGCGGGGGAAATTGGTGGAGATCGACGGGGTCTCGGTGATCGGGGACACCTGGTGGTTCAACATCCGCAAATCCAACACCGAGCCGCTTCTGCGGCTCAACTGCGAGGCCGACACCGAGGAGCACATGCGGAAGCTGCGCGACGAGCTCCTGGCCCAGATCCGGGCCTGA
- a CDS encoding NifU family protein, with the protein MKEKVQAALDEVRPMLQADGGDVELVDVGADGVVKVKLTGACGGCPMSQFTLKLGIERALKEKVPEVVEVVSV; encoded by the coding sequence ATGAAAGAGAAAGTGCAAGCGGCTCTCGACGAGGTGCGGCCCATGCTTCAGGCCGACGGCGGGGACGTGGAATTGGTGGACGTGGGCGCTGACGGGGTGGTCAAGGTCAAACTCACCGGCGCCTGCGGCGGCTGCCCCATGAGCCAGTTCACCCTGAAGTTGGGGATAGAACGGGCTCTCAAGGAGAAGGTCCCGGAAGTGGTCGAGGTCGTCTCCGTCTGA
- a CDS encoding nitroreductase family protein — protein MEYRETVERRRAINFFDPQARITAGDLREIVERGVLAPSSFNLQPWKVVAAVSPEVKEALCRAAFDQPKVREASAVLVLLGNLEAVDESDDVFAAAVEQGYLAPDQAHGKREQARALYAGREKEFVSRNVALLGMNLMLAATDLGWSTHPMDGFDAAAVAEALALEEKYLPVMLVAVGRPSPRLRLLPRPTRRGFDRVCEVR, from the coding sequence ATGGAGTACCGGGAAACCGTCGAGCGCCGCCGGGCGATCAACTTTTTCGACCCCCAAGCCCGGATAACCGCCGGGGACCTGCGGGAGATCGTGGAACGCGGGGTTCTGGCCCCCTCTTCCTTCAACCTCCAGCCCTGGAAGGTGGTGGCGGCCGTCTCCCCCGAGGTCAAGGAGGCCCTCTGCCGGGCTGCGTTCGATCAGCCCAAGGTGCGGGAAGCCTCGGCGGTCCTGGTCCTGCTCGGGAACCTCGAAGCCGTGGACGAGAGCGACGACGTCTTCGCCGCCGCCGTCGAACAGGGGTACCTGGCCCCCGATCAGGCGCACGGGAAGCGGGAGCAGGCCCGGGCTCTCTACGCCGGCCGGGAAAAGGAATTCGTCTCCCGCAACGTCGCGTTGCTGGGGATGAACCTGATGTTGGCCGCTACCGACCTGGGCTGGTCCACCCACCCCATGGACGGGTTCGACGCCGCCGCCGTCGCCGAGGCGCTGGCGCTGGAGGAGAAATACTTACCGGTCATGCTCGTGGCCGTGGGGCGGCCTTCCCCCCGCCTTCGGCTTCTTCCGCGCCCGACCCGGCGCGGATTCGACCGGGTCTGCGAGGTGCGCTGA
- a CDS encoding rubrerythrin family protein — MDLKGSKTARNLMAAFAGESQARNRYTYFSAQARKEGFRQISEIFEETADQEREHAKRLFKFMTGAEQEIAGSFPFGVIGDTLANLKEGAAGENYEWTEMYPGFAKVAREEGFNEIADAFSAIAVAEQQHEKRYLALASNIENCRVFKREEPVVWRCMNCGYLHAGTDAPQLCPACAHPRAHFEILAENW, encoded by the coding sequence ATGGATCTGAAGGGGAGCAAAACCGCCCGCAATCTCATGGCCGCCTTTGCCGGGGAGTCGCAGGCGCGCAACCGTTACACCTATTTTTCCGCGCAGGCCCGGAAAGAGGGCTTCCGCCAGATTTCGGAGATATTCGAAGAGACCGCCGACCAGGAACGCGAGCACGCCAAGCGCCTCTTCAAGTTCATGACCGGCGCCGAGCAGGAGATCGCCGGATCCTTCCCCTTCGGCGTTATCGGCGATACCCTGGCCAACCTCAAGGAGGGAGCCGCCGGCGAAAACTACGAATGGACCGAGATGTACCCCGGCTTCGCCAAGGTGGCCCGGGAAGAGGGATTCAATGAAATCGCGGACGCCTTCTCGGCGATCGCGGTGGCGGAACAGCAGCATGAAAAACGCTATCTGGCCCTGGCGTCCAATATCGAGAACTGCCGGGTCTTCAAGCGCGAAGAGCCCGTGGTCTGGAGATGCATGAACTGCGGGTACCTTCATGCGGGAACGGACGCCCCCCAGCTCTGCCCCGCCTGCGCGCACCCGCGCGCCCATTTCGAGATCCTGGCCGAAAACTGGTAA
- a CDS encoding FAD-dependent oxidoreductase, which produces MPSARTPEGAPLLILGGGPAGLAAGLEAARRGLRPLVVEAGEVVGGVSSSLYWNRFILEYGPHTYHVKHDRIDDLVREVYGGDLPYKQRITRMLLRGKMFDYPLKFWQLLRGLNPFFSARMLLDFVFTSIRYRIFPRPDDSFRTWGVKRFGTTLYNLCFGRYTERIWGVPADRLSVRLASSKLHKLNLKDVIVKLLGGKGQEQATYWEDFLYPEEGMGIVFEKMAAEIVRLGGEVWLDSRPSAFVFDGSRIASVKIDRAGGPAEVPVSAVVSTIPLPALGLLVRGKVPEDAYRASQALASRSLVLVNLIVRMPMVSEAHWVYLLDPRFRFNRFCEQKNLLLEKKPPLETMLTFEACCGYRDEFWNLPDSALVKLALEDIGRIERIDGSRVTETLVRRVKDAYPVYGVGFEGELERFFIGAAGIDNLYPTGRQGLFLNTDMHDTMELGLLAVEAIADGVPGRDWYGRIVSWLPYAPPEEER; this is translated from the coding sequence ATGCCGTCCGCCCGCACACCCGAGGGAGCGCCTCTCCTGATCCTGGGAGGGGGACCGGCCGGTCTGGCCGCGGGCCTGGAAGCGGCCCGGCGGGGGCTCCGCCCCCTGGTCGTCGAGGCCGGAGAAGTCGTGGGCGGGGTATCTTCCTCCCTGTACTGGAACCGCTTCATCCTCGAATACGGCCCCCACACCTACCACGTCAAGCACGACCGGATCGACGACCTGGTCCGCGAGGTATACGGCGGGGATCTGCCCTACAAGCAACGGATCACGCGGATGCTCCTGCGGGGGAAGATGTTCGACTACCCCCTCAAGTTCTGGCAGCTCCTGCGCGGCCTCAACCCGTTTTTTTCGGCCCGCATGCTCCTGGATTTCGTCTTCACCTCGATCCGCTACCGGATCTTTCCGCGTCCCGACGACTCTTTCCGGACCTGGGGGGTGAAACGTTTCGGCACCACCCTCTATAACCTCTGCTTCGGCCGCTACACCGAGCGGATCTGGGGGGTGCCGGCCGACCGGCTCTCGGTCCGGCTCGCCTCTTCCAAGCTGCACAAGCTCAATCTCAAGGACGTGATCGTCAAGCTCCTGGGGGGGAAGGGGCAGGAGCAGGCGACCTACTGGGAGGACTTCCTCTATCCCGAGGAAGGGATGGGGATCGTCTTCGAGAAAATGGCCGCCGAGATCGTCCGGCTGGGGGGGGAAGTCTGGCTCGACAGCCGCCCCTCCGCTTTCGTTTTCGATGGGAGCCGGATCGCCTCGGTCAAAATCGACCGTGCGGGCGGGCCGGCCGAGGTGCCGGTGTCGGCGGTGGTTTCGACCATCCCCCTTCCCGCCCTGGGGCTGCTGGTGCGGGGAAAGGTCCCGGAAGACGCCTACCGGGCTTCCCAGGCCCTGGCGAGCCGTTCGCTCGTCCTGGTCAACCTGATCGTGAGGATGCCCATGGTTTCGGAAGCGCATTGGGTCTACCTGCTCGACCCCCGGTTCCGCTTCAACCGGTTCTGCGAGCAGAAGAACCTGCTCCTGGAGAAGAAACCGCCCCTGGAAACCATGCTCACCTTCGAAGCCTGCTGCGGGTATCGCGACGAGTTCTGGAACCTGCCCGATTCCGCGCTGGTCAAGCTGGCCCTGGAAGATATCGGCCGCATCGAACGCATCGACGGGAGCCGGGTCACCGAAACCCTGGTGCGGAGGGTAAAGGACGCCTACCCCGTTTACGGGGTCGGGTTCGAGGGGGAACTGGAACGCTTCTTCATCGGCGCCGCCGGGATCGACAACCTCTATCCCACCGGCCGCCAGGGGCTGTTTCTCAACACCGATATGCACGACACCATGGAACTGGGCCTGCTCGCGGTCGAGGCCATCGCGGACGGAGTCCCCGGGCGGGACTGGTACGGTCGGATCGTTTCCTGGCTCCCCTACGCTCCCCCGGAGGAAGAGCGATGA
- a CDS encoding HAD-IB family phosphatase, with amino-acid sequence MKTAPRSISLVLDFDGTVTVDDVFDSMFARFAGPEWLEIDQAYLRGELPLEEAYLKMAATFRGESGAVVEFVLERMRPRAGWKELLAYADRSGIRARIVSNGFDLYIFPLLEAWGTPIPVLSHHAEIRGGRFEVAFNRHPRLADGRCLVGKAEIVRELQARGNLVVFAGDGLSDSGAAAAADLVFARRTLAGFCRREGIPHLPFDDFFAVIEGLEGLRRRVAAGARA; translated from the coding sequence ATGAAAACAGCACCTCGATCCATATCCCTGGTCCTTGACTTCGACGGCACCGTAACCGTCGACGACGTCTTCGATTCCATGTTCGCCCGCTTCGCCGGGCCCGAGTGGCTGGAGATCGACCAAGCCTACCTGCGGGGGGAACTGCCCCTGGAAGAAGCCTACCTGAAGATGGCCGCGACGTTCCGGGGCGAATCCGGCGCGGTCGTCGAATTCGTCCTGGAGCGGATGCGGCCGCGCGCGGGCTGGAAGGAGCTCCTGGCGTACGCCGACCGGTCCGGGATCCGGGCCCGGATCGTCTCCAACGGGTTCGACCTCTATATTTTTCCGCTGCTCGAAGCCTGGGGAACGCCGATCCCGGTCCTCTCCCACCACGCCGAGATCCGCGGAGGCAGGTTCGAGGTCGCCTTCAACCGCCACCCGCGCCTGGCCGACGGGCGCTGCCTGGTGGGAAAAGCCGAAATCGTGCGCGAACTTCAGGCCCGGGGAAATCTGGTGGTTTTCGCCGGCGACGGCCTCAGCGACAGCGGCGCCGCCGCCGCCGCCGACCTCGTCTTCGCCCGGCGCACCCTGGCCGGCTTCTGCCGGCGCGAAGGCATCCCCCACCTTCCCTTCGACGACTTCTTTGCGGTGATCGAGGGACTGGAGGGGCTGCGCCGCCGGGTCGCCGCCGGGGCCCGAGCCTAG
- a CDS encoding glycosyltransferase family 2 protein: MEPISIIVSTFNEEDTIVGVLEGLAAHAPGSEILVVHGGRDGTAEAARRWGKERPEIDLKVIRNFGDVGKGHAIKLGISVASHPVMLQFDADLQFSPADIPAMVEPLSAGEADLVVGSRFMKGVDKSAYRSSFFRDLGNTLLNRWISVLAGSAFTDVTTGMKAWTAEAVWKIPFRDNRYVYEMEIVVRGALAGLRIVQIPVVYASRQGGASGHGSGLREFWSIARTGFMIGCRALEIRLGIW, translated from the coding sequence ATGGAACCGATCAGCATAATCGTATCCACCTTCAACGAGGAGGACACCATCGTCGGGGTCCTCGAGGGGCTGGCCGCCCACGCTCCGGGGTCCGAGATCCTCGTCGTTCACGGCGGCCGCGACGGAACCGCCGAAGCCGCCCGGAGATGGGGCAAGGAGCGCCCCGAGATCGATCTCAAGGTCATCCGCAATTTCGGGGACGTGGGGAAGGGCCACGCCATCAAACTGGGGATCAGCGTCGCTTCCCACCCGGTCATGCTCCAGTTCGACGCCGACCTCCAGTTTTCCCCGGCGGACATCCCCGCGATGGTCGAACCGCTGTCCGCCGGCGAAGCGGACCTGGTGGTGGGGTCCCGGTTCATGAAAGGGGTCGACAAATCCGCTTACCGTTCCAGTTTCTTCCGCGACCTGGGCAACACCCTGCTCAACCGCTGGATCTCCGTTCTGGCCGGGAGTGCCTTTACCGACGTCACCACCGGGATGAAGGCCTGGACGGCGGAAGCCGTCTGGAAGATCCCCTTTCGGGACAACCGCTACGTTTACGAGATGGAGATCGTGGTCCGGGGAGCCCTGGCCGGTCTCAGGATCGTTCAGATCCCGGTCGTGTACGCCAGCCGCCAGGGGGGCGCTTCCGGCCACGGTTCCGGGCTCCGGGAGTTCTGGAGCATCGCCCGGACCGGGTTCATGATCGGTTGCCGGGCCCTGGAGATCCGCTTGGGGATCTGGTAG
- a CDS encoding deoxyribodipyrimidine photo-lyase has translation MTGSSTRVIAESRLRRLNREPPVSGKFVLYWMQASQRTRDNHALEYAVQRANLLDLPLVTVFGLANGYPEATGAHYRFMLEGLAETRKRLERRKIGFRFLRESPPAAALRAGAEAALIVCDRGYLRHQVAWRKTVARRAGREVVEVETDALVPVDEASDRAEIGARTLRPKLKRLRERYLVALRPTPLRRSGLAWGDAPDSPLPSLPERLRRQADLTDRPRGGESAARKRFDAFLARGLPRYLESGRFLDGGLTSGMSPYLHFGQVSPLTLALKVAAATGAPAAAREAFLEELLVRRELAFNFVRRTDDYDEYGSLPAWARTTLASHRRDPRPETYSPDELEAARTADPYWNAAMIELRRTGTLHNRLRMYWGKRILEWIPDPARAYRTTLELNNRWFLDGRDPNSYANVGWIYGLHDHPWPERPVFGSVRSMTAGGLERKADPGAYVERIRSLFGDRVPREPPGIA, from the coding sequence ATGACCGGATCTTCCACCCGGGTCATCGCCGAATCCCGGCTGCGCCGGCTCAACCGGGAACCTCCGGTCTCGGGGAAGTTCGTGCTCTACTGGATGCAGGCCAGCCAGCGGACCCGGGACAACCACGCCCTCGAATACGCCGTTCAACGGGCCAACCTGCTCGACCTGCCGCTTGTGACGGTCTTCGGACTCGCCAACGGGTATCCGGAAGCGACCGGGGCCCATTACCGTTTCATGCTGGAAGGCCTGGCGGAAACCCGGAAGCGCCTGGAGCGCAGGAAGATCGGTTTCCGCTTTCTGAGGGAGTCCCCTCCGGCGGCGGCCCTGCGCGCCGGAGCCGAAGCCGCTCTCATCGTCTGCGACCGGGGCTACCTGCGCCACCAGGTCGCCTGGCGGAAGACCGTGGCCCGGCGGGCCGGGCGGGAGGTGGTGGAAGTCGAAACCGACGCCCTGGTCCCGGTGGACGAGGCCTCGGACCGCGCCGAGATCGGAGCGCGGACTCTCCGGCCCAAGTTGAAACGGCTCCGGGAGCGCTACCTGGTCGCGCTGCGCCCCACCCCGCTGCGGCGTTCGGGTCTCGCCTGGGGAGACGCCCCCGATTCCCCCCTCCCTTCCCTCCCCGAACGGCTGCGGCGGCAAGCCGACCTGACCGACCGTCCCCGGGGAGGAGAAAGCGCGGCCCGGAAACGGTTCGACGCCTTTCTGGCCCGGGGTCTGCCCCGATACCTCGAAAGCGGTCGGTTCCTGGACGGAGGGCTGACCTCGGGAATGAGCCCCTACCTCCACTTCGGTCAGGTTTCGCCCCTGACCCTGGCCCTGAAAGTCGCGGCCGCGACGGGAGCGCCCGCGGCGGCCCGGGAAGCGTTCCTGGAAGAACTCCTGGTGAGACGGGAACTGGCCTTCAACTTCGTGCGCCGAACCGACGACTACGACGAGTACGGCTCTCTCCCCGCCTGGGCCCGCACAACCCTGGCCAGCCACCGCCGGGACCCGCGGCCGGAAACGTATTCCCCGGACGAACTGGAAGCGGCCCGGACCGCCGACCCCTACTGGAACGCGGCCATGATCGAGCTGCGCCGGACCGGGACCCTGCACAACCGCCTGCGGATGTACTGGGGAAAACGGATCCTGGAATGGATCCCGGATCCGGCCCGGGCCTACCGGACCACCCTGGAGCTGAACAACCGCTGGTTCCTGGACGGCCGCGATCCCAACTCCTACGCCAATGTCGGCTGGATCTACGGGCTCCACGACCACCCCTGGCCGGAGCGGCCGGTCTTCGGCTCCGTTCGTTCGATGACGGCGGGGGGGCTGGAACGCAAGGCCGATCCGGGCGCGTACGTCGAACGGATCCGGAGCCTCTTCGGAGACCGGGTTCCCCGCGAGCCGCCGGGAATTGCCTGA
- a CDS encoding TerB family tellurite resistance protein, with protein sequence MGKLAGGVIGFALGGPLGALLGVGVGALVDAGREANRPVSRTAPRLDPAEQAQAAYFTAVFSMLGKMAAADGRISRSEVNRVEEFISSQGMDPTQRAFAVAVFNRARLSPYTFADLARQFARIFAGAPQIRSSMFDLLAQVAAADGVIHPAEEEHLREAAAIFGLGRGAFERAMREYGSAAGDDYAVLECSPGASDDEIRSNYRRLVKDFHPDRLRSKGLPDELMAHASEKFRRIQEAWEKIRKERGI encoded by the coding sequence ATGGGGAAACTTGCCGGGGGCGTGATCGGTTTCGCCCTGGGGGGGCCTTTGGGGGCCCTGCTGGGAGTGGGGGTGGGGGCGCTGGTCGACGCCGGGAGGGAAGCAAACCGCCCGGTTTCCCGAACCGCCCCCCGCCTCGACCCCGCCGAACAGGCGCAGGCCGCCTACTTCACCGCGGTTTTTTCCATGCTCGGGAAAATGGCCGCCGCCGACGGCAGGATCTCCCGTTCCGAAGTCAACCGGGTCGAGGAATTCATCTCTTCCCAGGGGATGGATCCGACCCAGCGGGCTTTTGCCGTCGCCGTCTTCAACCGGGCCCGTCTCAGCCCCTACACCTTCGCCGACCTGGCCCGGCAGTTCGCCCGGATCTTCGCCGGCGCGCCCCAGATCAGGTCGAGCATGTTCGATCTTCTCGCCCAGGTGGCGGCCGCCGACGGCGTCATCCACCCCGCCGAGGAAGAGCACCTGCGCGAGGCCGCCGCGATTTTCGGCCTGGGGCGGGGCGCCTTCGAACGGGCGATGCGCGAGTACGGCAGCGCCGCCGGGGACGACTACGCCGTGCTCGAGTGCTCCCCGGGGGCGTCCGACGACGAGATCAGAAGCAACTACCGTCGGCTGGTCAAGGACTTCCACCCCGACCGCCTCCGGTCCAAGGGCCTTCCCGACGAGCTCATGGCCCATGCCTCGGAGAAGTTCCGGCGCATCCAGGAGGCCTGGGAAAAGATCAGGAAGGAACGGGGGATCTAG
- a CDS encoding transcriptional repressor: protein MRKTRQRSAILEELRKVKTHPTAEEVHEMVRRRLPRISLGTVYRNLEALSAAGTIRKLATAGSRKRFDADSRNHYHLRCVGCGRVVDLELSVEERLNEEAARSTGYRVLGHELEFQGWCPDCLDAAGEEHE from the coding sequence ATGAGAAAGACCCGGCAGCGCAGCGCGATTCTCGAGGAACTGAGGAAAGTGAAAACCCATCCTACCGCCGAAGAGGTGCACGAGATGGTGCGCCGCCGGCTGCCCCGGATCAGCCTGGGCACGGTTTACCGGAACCTCGAAGCCCTCTCCGCCGCCGGGACCATCCGCAAGCTGGCCACCGCCGGGTCCCGGAAACGGTTCGACGCCGACTCCCGCAACCACTACCATCTGCGCTGCGTCGGCTGCGGGCGCGTGGTCGATCTGGAGCTGTCCGTGGAAGAACGTTTGAACGAGGAAGCCGCCCGGTCGACCGGCTACCGGGTGCTCGGGCACGAGCTGGAGTTTCAGGGCTGGTGTCCCGATTGTCTGGACGCTGCCGGCGAGGAACACGAGTGA
- a CDS encoding ferritin has product MLSPAIEEALNTQVNKELYSAYLYFSMSAYFESVNLKGFANWMRVQAQEEQFHAVKLFDYINERGGRVVLRPIEGPETEWENPTAVFRQTQEHERYVTSLINGLVRMARDENDFATETFLQWYVTEQVEEEAGAADLLERLKLAGDRGGGLFMLDRELAARVFTPPVQ; this is encoded by the coding sequence ATGCTCAGCCCCGCCATCGAGGAAGCTCTCAACACCCAGGTCAACAAGGAACTGTACAGCGCCTATCTGTATTTCTCCATGAGCGCGTATTTCGAATCCGTCAACCTCAAGGGGTTCGCCAACTGGATGAGGGTTCAGGCTCAGGAAGAGCAGTTCCACGCCGTCAAGCTTTTCGACTATATCAACGAACGGGGGGGACGAGTCGTTCTGCGCCCGATCGAGGGGCCCGAGACCGAATGGGAAAACCCCACCGCGGTCTTCAGGCAGACCCAGGAGCACGAACGGTACGTGACCTCCCTGATCAACGGCCTGGTCCGGATGGCCCGGGACGAAAACGATTTCGCCACCGAAACCTTCCTCCAATGGTACGTGACCGAGCAGGTCGAGGAAGAGGCCGGCGCCGCCGATCTGCTGGAGCGCTTGAAACTGGCCGGCGATCGGGGCGGGGGGTTGTTCATGCTCGACCGGGAGTTGGCGGCGCGGGTCTTTACTCCGCCGGTCCAGTAA